CGCTTTCGGGCTTGTCATACGCGGGATCGCCTGTTGACACTCCCCGGCGCGCGGACTAGCATTGATCCATGATCGCTGCTGCAGCGCTGTGCAGTTGTGACATTAGACTCATATTATTCCTTCCGCGTTGACCTGCCCGAGCTTATGTCTGCCGTCGAGAACAGCCCTTCCCCCGAAACGAACCCGGAGCCGAATATTCCGGACCGCAATGGTTTGACGCTGCTGATGCTGGTGGCCGTCATTCTGCTGCCGCTGGCGACCTGGTTTGTCTTACCCCTGGTTCCGCCGCTGGGGAGTCTGCCCGAACTCTACTCGGGAGGCACTTCGTATCCGGCGTCCCCCCTGCACTTCGATCGTAGCGGGAGTCTGCAGACCGCGAGTGCGGAGGGTTCATCAAAAGAGCTGCCTCTGATTACCAACGTGCAGATTCTCGATTTTGACGGAGATGGAAAAAATGAAATTCTCGCCTGCGATGCCGGCAATAACCGAGTGCTGCTGATCTCGATCGATAATGAGGGAGTCCAGACGACGCGCACGCTGATTGAGGATGTGGCTGCGCCCGCGCATGCGACCGCCGTGGATATTGACGCCGACGGCGATCTGGATCTGGTGATTTCGGTGCTGGGCAACATTCAACCCGATGATGGAGTCGTGGGCAAAGTCGAGCTGTTTGAACAGACGAAAGACGGTTTTGTCAGACATGTGATTCTGGATGACGTCCGCCGCGTTGCCGATGTGCAGCCGGGCGACTTCGACCAGGATGGCGACCTCGACCTGGCGGTGGCTGTCTTCGGCTACAACCGCGGTGAAGTCCTCTGGCTGGAGAACCAGGGCCACTTTCAGTTTGTGGATCATCTGCTGCATCGGGCTCCGGGTACGATTCATGTTCCCGTGGCGGACTTTGACGGGGACGGCGATCTGGATATCGCGACGATCGTCTCGCAGGAAGAAGAAGAACTCGTAGCCTTTGAAAATCTGGGCCAGGGAAAATTTAAAACCCGGTCCCTGTGGATGACGCCCAATATGGACCTGGGCAGTGCGGGTCTGATTCACGCCGACCTCGACCAGGATGGCGATCAGGATCTGATTCTCCCCGCGGGCGACAACCTCGAAGACTTCGATGCGTACCCGCAGCCTTACCACGGATGTTACTGGTTTGAGAACACGGGCGACTGGAAGTTTAAGCAGCACCGCATTTCAAACCTGGGAGGCACGTATGCGGGGGATGTGACCGACCTGGACGGCGACGGCGACCTGGATGTTGTGCTGGTGAGCATGACGAACGACTGGTACACGCCGGGAAATGCGAGCCTGGTCTGGCTGGAAAATGACGGTCAGCAGAACTTTAAAAGCTGGCAGATCGACAGTGAGCCAATCCATCTCGTCACGGTTGCAACGGGCGACCTGAACCAGGACGGCCGGCCCGACATCGCCGCTGGTGCGTTGAATATGCGGAAACCCTTTGATCGTATCGGACAGGTTTCGGCCTGGCTGCAACGTGCGGAAGGGGGACGCTGATGTTGTTTCGCGCGTTGATGCTGTTATTGATCGTTGAAGGCACCTGGTGCGGATATCTGTTCTACCAGCGGGCTGCACGACCGGAACCGGTATTGCCCGAAACGCGGTTGATGGACCCTTTGTTCGTGGAGGATGTCGAACCGCTGGTCACGCAGGTTCAGAAAGACAATGCGCCTTACGACTGGATGCAGCTGGGTGAGGCTTTGCTGGGCCAGGGATATTACAGTCATGCGGCACTCTGTTTTGAACAGGTTGCCCGGCTGATGCCCGCGAGCCGACTGGCCGAAAGCCGCATCGCATATTGCCTGGAACGGACCGGGCGAACCTCGGAGAGTACCGACAAGTACCTGAGTCTGCTGGAAACCACAGAAGAAGGGCGCGAAGGCGACCGCGAGCGGATGCAGATCCGCTATGAAATCGGTCGCAATTATCTGCGCGAGGAACAGACTGATAAAGCGGAGGCGATCTTCCGCGAGAACCTTGGTTTCCTGCCGGCCCGTTATCAGCTGGCCAAATTGTTGATTCGCTCGGACCGCATTGAGGAAGCGCTGCCTTTAATTCAGGAATCGTTACAGCGGGTTCCCCAGTCACTCAAATTCCGGGAACTGGAACTGCAGGCGTATCGCAGACAAGGCGACATGGACGCGGTCAACCGAAGTGCCCTTGCACTGGCGCGAGCCCAGCACTCAGTCCCTTTGCATCCGGGTTCCGATTTCGTCGAGCCCTATCGAATGCAGTATGGCATCGATCGACGGGTGGAAGAGTTCAATCAGCGGATCTCGGGAGGCACACTGGACGAGCTGGCGGGCGAACTGGAACAACTGATCGCGCTGCTCGACAACCGCCCCACGACCCATTATCCGATCTTCCTGATGCGGCTGGCGGAAGTGAATCTGCAACGAAAACGTCCCGAACAAATTGGCAAAACGATTCAGCAGTTGAACGATCTGCAGATCCACAACGCCGAGACCCTGCTCTACCAGGCACAGTCTCTGGGGATGCAGGACGAGTGGGATCAGGCTGCAGAGCTGGCTCAGCGGGCGGCGCTGCTGACCAAAGATCCGGACCTGCATCAGCAGATTGCGGACATCCTGAATCAGGCGGGCCAGACGGAGGCAAGTATGGCGGCACACGCACAGGCCTTGCGGCTCAAAGGGATGCTGGCTTACCGCGAGAATCAGCTCGCAGAGGCGGAAGCCCTGCTCGATCAGTCACTCTCCCTGAACCCCGCAGATCCCCAGGATTGGTATGACCGGGGTCTGATTCGGCTCGCGCTGGGAAAAACCGAGGCGGCCCGGTCTGACTTTCAGGCCTGCCTGGATCGGGCGCCCCGACACGGTCGTGCGCGGCGACAACTGACGCCGGCCGACTACAAATAAGCGTAACCTTATATATATCAAGACTTACGTTATATTTTCTACCTGAGAAATGCTGAAGCAGTCGCCAGGTCCCCCTTCTCCTGACAGGTACAAACCTCCTGCAGTAAACACATTTCTCTTAGGAAGCACTTTCTTTATTAACAAAATTATTGAATTCCTGCAGAGAGTGTGTCTAATATAAAAAAGCGTCTCAAATAATTCCCAATTACATTTCTATTAAATTTGAGGTCATGTCTTTATGAAGAGGAACAGTAGTGTGATCTGCGGCGTTCGCTGGCGTGGATTCACCTTGATCGAACTTCTGGTTGTTATCGCCATCATTGCTATCTTAATTGCCCTTTTGCTGCCCGCTGTACAACAGGCTCGCGAAGCTGCCCGCCGCAGTACCTGTAAAAATAACCTGAAGCAGATGGGCGTTGCCTTTCACAATTATCACGACACACACCGCACCTTCCCTCCCGGCTGGATCGACGGCAATCAGACCGTGGGTGATGCTTCCGAAGCTGCCAACAAGAATGGCCTGGGCTGGGGCACAATGATTCTGCCCTTCATGGATCAGACTCCGCTCTACAACCAGATCGGAACTGAGACCAACGGTTTCACCATGAACTGGCACATCGGGTATACCGGTTCGACATCTATCCCGTCCGCCAAAACCGTAATCCCCGTGTATAACTGCCCGTCCGATCCGATGGGTGGCATCAATATCGACAAGGGAAGCTTTGGAAAATCCAACTATGGAACCGAGCGTCTGCTGATGGGCGTCAACAAGAAGCTGCAGATTCGTGATTTCCGCGACGGAACCACCAACACGATTCTGGTCGGCGAAGTAACCACACAGGACGAGACCGGTTCGACCGGCAGTTGTGGTGGTGCCGCCTGTAATGAATTCATGGGTAAACTCTGGATCGGTGCCCGGACTGCCTCCTGGGGCTGGGAACGGGGACTGCAGGCCGAAGACGTCTACTTCATCGGCTACAACGCACCCGATGACTTCATCAACGGTGGTGCCCGCGACCCTGCCGACCGGTTTGCTCTGTCGAGCCCCCACGTCGGTGGTGTGCATGTCATGCTGGGTGACGGTTCGGTCCGCTTCCTGTCGGAAAACATCGATGTGAATACCTACACATGGCTGAATAACGAAAAAGACGGGAACGTACTGGGCGAATTCTAAGCACGCCTCCGTCGATGACCACCCGTCACCAATTTCGTGATATCTACTTTCTTGAGCACAACGGTTTTCAACTGAGAGCCGTTGTGCCTCTTTTACTGCAGCCCGAGCGGGACTGCAGTCATTCCCTGATTTCTCCTGATTAATCCAGAGTATTTTCAAGATGACAAAACACACGCTGCTGCTGATGTTTGGATTGACGCTTTCCCTGTTGTTGACCGCCTGTGGTGGTGCCCCCGATGACCAGCCCGAGCTGGGTACGGTTTCGGGCGTAGTAACCATGGATGGCAAACCGCTGCCCAATGCGAATGTACGGTTCTACCCGGACGCCGGACGGGCGTCTGCTGCGAAAACGGATGACTCGGGTCATTACGAACTGGTTTACATTCGCGACGAAATGGGGGCGATCCCCGGCAAACACAGTGTCAAGATTTCAACCCTCGACGAAGCCAACGATCCGTTCGGCGACCAGGGTAGCGAAACCGTTCCTGATAAATACAACAAAAAAACCACCCTGGAAGCCACCGTTGAACCCGGCGAGAACACGATCAACTTCGACCTGGAATCGAAGTAAACGTTTTCAACCGAAGGTCGACCGCGATCTCCTGTGGATCTGAAGACAAAAGCCCGCTATCATGATGACAGCGGGCTTACTTCATTTCGGGTGCGAATCATGCAGACTCAGCTGGCTCAAAAATCGTTTTCTCTGGAGCATCTCGTCATACTCTGCAGAAAAATCCGCGCGGTGCTGCTGCATCCCCAGACTCTGTTACGCTGTCTGATCTATCTGCAGTGTCTGTTGACCCTGTTTCTATTCTGCCTGTTTCATGGCTGGCTGCGATTCCTGGGTCCTTATGAAACGATGCGACCTCTCCTGCCTGCTTTGGATACCTGTATTTCGCTGGTTCCCATGCTGTGTGTCTGTTTTGGCTTTGCTTTTCTGATATTGTTCGGTTCGATTCAATATCCGGCAGGTCAAGCACGACTCTGCCTCATATCGTATGCGGTCAACTTTGCGGCGGCGATCTTCTTCTGGTATTTCCTGTACGCCAGCCGAATTCCTGTGCTGTGAGTTCGCAGCTTACTTTCCACTGTGGCCTGTGGAATCGAAGACCATCCATTTGGGAAGTGGGATGGAAGGACTGCGGGCGATGAGCAGCAGGCAGCCGATGACGATCACCAGGATCGGAATTTCCACATTGAAGGTAACGTAGCCGATCTGTCTCAGAACGGAGAGGGTGCTGGCGATGAGGAAGAAGGGGCCGATCAGGACGGAGGACTTGTCGATTCCGCTGACGGCGAAGGAGGTCAGACCGGTGATTGCCAGGCCGAGAATCCAGATCCAGTTGAGTCCGGGCACGATGTTGAGTGTCGTCAGTAACCAGCCGGTGCCGATAGCGATGATGAGCAGCGGAATGACCAGTGTTTTGCGGTTCGAGGCGGCGATTTCAGCAGCAGGCTGGGTGACTGACGTATTCATCATTCTGACATCCTGTTCTAAAAGGTTGAAAGTGGCTTGATATCATTCAGGCGGTGTCCCGTCTGGAATCTCACGCGGTTTCGGGAAAAAATCTGAGATTTCCCGGGAAACGGCGTTCCGCGTCGATTTGAGGCTCTATTTCAGGGAAGAAACGCACATTGACGCTCCCCCTGACTCAGAATTAGGATAGTACCTAGCATATCCGCCCTGACTTCCCCTCTTCTGCCGGACCAGCTGTCGCCAGTCACCTTTCACGTGGTTCGAATTGATGCCTGATCGCTTTACCGCTGTTCGCTTCTTTGTTCTGTTGTTGTGCGTCTGCCTGATGGCGGGGGGATCGTTGTCTGTCCCGGTTCGGGCTGCGGAACCGGTCACGCGGGACGTGGTCCTGAACTCGATCGAACAGGCGCGCCAGTATTTATTGAAACAACAGCAGACTGACGGCAGCTGGCAACTCGCAGCGCGTCCGCAACAGACGCTGGTACTGACGAGCTTCACGCTGCACGCCCTGCTCCACGCTGGGATGACGCCCGAAGCGCCGGAAATTCAGCGGGGGTTGAAGTGGCTCCGTCAGCAGGATCCCGTCAAGACGCACGAAATCGCCTTGATGCTGGAGACGCTGGCCACCGCGGGTGAACCGCAGGACCTCGTGTTGCTCAAGCGTTTCACCGAGAAACTGGAGTCCGGCAATTCCGAGGGCACCAACGACGGTGCCTGGAGCTTTGGGAACTCAGAGAAGAACTACGCACACTACGCCGCACTGGGACTGTATGAAGCGGCGCAGCAGGGAGTGGCTGTGCAGTCCGCGACCTGGCAGCGGGCCCGAGAACACTGGTTGAAGCGACAGCGTCCCGACGGGGGCTGGGGTTCTCAGAACAGTCAATACAGCCGGGGCGGAATCACTGCGGCGGGAATCGCGTACCTGGTTTCGACACAGCATCGGCTCCGCGCCGCGCAGACCGATCTGAATGCTGCGGGCAAACCGGACTGCTGTGGTCCGCCGTTCCGCGATGAAGCAGTTGAAGCGGGGTGCCGCTGGCTGGGTGATCATTTTACAGTGACCCACAATCCGAGTACCGACCCAGTGGCCGATGGTTCGGTCGGCTATCTCTATTACCTTTACTGCCTGGAACGGGTGGGTCGACTTACGGGCCGCCGTTATTTTGTCAACAGTACCGGACAACGGCACGACTGGTATTCCGAAGGGGCTGCGTACCTGGTCGCACATCAGAATCCGATCACGGGCGCCTGGAAAGGAGCACCGGTTCTGCTGGAAGACTGTGAGATCCTGGCGACGAGCTATGCCCTGCATTTTCTCGCGCGGGGACTGACGCCGATTCTCGTCGGTCGGCTGGAATGGGGTACGGGAACCGAAGCGGATCAGGCCGACCTCCCGGGGTCGGCCCATGACACGCCGGCGGCGGCCTGGAACCTGGCGCAGTTTACCAGTCGACTCCAGGGCTGGCCGAAACGATTGACGTGGCAGTCGATCGACATGCAACGGGCCGGGCCTGAGGACCTGGGACTGGCGCCGGTTGTGGTGCTCGATGTTGCAGACGCCGGTCTGTTGACCGAACCGCAGACGCGTCTGTTGCGGGACTATCTGCAGCAGGGCGGATTTCTGTTTGCTGTCGGAGGCTGCCGAAGTCCTTCACCGGACCTGGCGATGCAGTCGCTGGTCGCGAGGCTTTATCCCAAAGGTGAAACGCAGTTACGGAAGCTGGACGGTTCGCACCCCGTCTATCGCAGCGAATTTCCGTTGAGTGATCGCCAGAGTGGTGCACCGCTGGTGGAACTCTGGGGGGCCGAGACCGGCTGCCGAACCGCGATAATCTATGCCCCGGAAGACCTGACCTGTCTCTGGGAAAAATGGTCGCCGGTGACACGAGCGGAGCGATCTGCGCCGTTCGAGAAGTATCTCACACGTGCGCTGCAGACGGGCGTGAATGTCTGCGCCCTGGCGGCGGGACGGACGTTGATCCGCGAGCTGCCGCGCACCGCATCCGAGCGGAAGCAGACCGACGCGGAGCGGATTGAACATCGGCTGCTGAACATCGCCCGCATCCGTCATTCGGGTGAATGGGATGCTGCCCCGCGGGCTCTCCAGAAATTGCTGCAGGCGATGAACCAGGTGTCTGCGGTGCAGGTCGCGACGAAACCGCGACTGCTGCCTTTAACCGACGAGCGACTGTTTGCCCATCCCCTGCTCTATCTGCATGGCCGGTATGGATTCGCCCTCGATCAGGGTGAACAGCTGAAGCTGCGCACTTACCTCAAACAGGGGGGCGTGCTGTTTGCGGATGCCTGTTGCGGAGCCGACGAATTCGATCAGAGTTTCCGACGACTGGCCGAACAGCTGTTTCCGGGCCAGCGACTGAAGCGGATACCCGTCGACCACGAACTCTTTTCGCGTACCACCGGATTTGAGCTGCGGGAGGTTGGTTTTCGTCACCCGATTGATCTGCAGACGAAAACCAACAAGGAACGTGTGACCCGCGTCGCTCCAGAAATCGAGGGAATCGAAATTGACGGTCGACTGGCGGTACTCTACAGCCGCCACGACCTGAGCTGCGCCATCGAACACGGCGACCGCATCGCCTGCCCGGGCTATGTGGCGGAAGACGCCGTGAGACTGGGGTTGAACATTGTCTGGTATTCGCTGCTGCAGTGAGACACTGTGGTGTTTTATTGAGAGAGGCGTAAGCAGGGTTTAACATCTACCTGTGGGTGCATGTCATTCATGTGTAGAATCTGTCATGAGTGAGGGCAGTCTGCGATGTTTGAACGGTAGACGGGCTTTGTCGAAGGCGGTGGTCCAGGTTTTCTCCCAGGCGGGGTCGGTGCAGTCGGCATAATTTTGATTGTCCTGCCGCAGGAGGATTGTCTGCTGTACCGTGCCCACACTATACAAGGCCAGTTCCAGTTCGCCTGGCTTTTGTTTCCAGACCAGTAACGACAGAGCTAACTGAATCAATTGATCCAGATGATCCAGACCATCGTCAGGGTAATAAAATCTTTCGAGATCGCACCAGAGAATCAAAGACGGTTCGATCCAATACTCTTTTTGATTTATCGCGTGCTGTTGCTGATTGGGAGTGAACACCGTGCATGTCAGCCCGGGCTTTACCGCCGAGTCGGGAAGTGTTGAGGAACGGTACATCGACTGCTGCTCGATCAGCCAGTTCAAGAGCTCCCTCGGTGTGCAGTCTATCTTCAACGAGAA
This is a stretch of genomic DNA from Gimesia chilikensis. It encodes these proteins:
- a CDS encoding carboxypeptidase-like regulatory domain-containing protein, with the protein product MTKHTLLLMFGLTLSLLLTACGGAPDDQPELGTVSGVVTMDGKPLPNANVRFYPDAGRASAAKTDDSGHYELVYIRDEMGAIPGKHSVKISTLDEANDPFGDQGSETVPDKYNKKTTLEATVEPGENTINFDLESK
- a CDS encoding DUF1559 domain-containing protein, whose product is MKRNSSVICGVRWRGFTLIELLVVIAIIAILIALLLPAVQQAREAARRSTCKNNLKQMGVAFHNYHDTHRTFPPGWIDGNQTVGDASEAANKNGLGWGTMILPFMDQTPLYNQIGTETNGFTMNWHIGYTGSTSIPSAKTVIPVYNCPSDPMGGINIDKGSFGKSNYGTERLLMGVNKKLQIRDFRDGTTNTILVGEVTTQDETGSTGSCGGAACNEFMGKLWIGARTASWGWERGLQAEDVYFIGYNAPDDFINGGARDPADRFALSSPHVGGVHVMLGDGSVRFLSENIDVNTYTWLNNEKDGNVLGEF
- a CDS encoding FG-GAP repeat domain-containing protein yields the protein MTLDSYYSFRVDLPELMSAVENSPSPETNPEPNIPDRNGLTLLMLVAVILLPLATWFVLPLVPPLGSLPELYSGGTSYPASPLHFDRSGSLQTASAEGSSKELPLITNVQILDFDGDGKNEILACDAGNNRVLLISIDNEGVQTTRTLIEDVAAPAHATAVDIDADGDLDLVISVLGNIQPDDGVVGKVELFEQTKDGFVRHVILDDVRRVADVQPGDFDQDGDLDLAVAVFGYNRGEVLWLENQGHFQFVDHLLHRAPGTIHVPVADFDGDGDLDIATIVSQEEEELVAFENLGQGKFKTRSLWMTPNMDLGSAGLIHADLDQDGDQDLILPAGDNLEDFDAYPQPYHGCYWFENTGDWKFKQHRISNLGGTYAGDVTDLDGDGDLDVVLVSMTNDWYTPGNASLVWLENDGQQNFKSWQIDSEPIHLVTVATGDLNQDGRPDIAAGALNMRKPFDRIGQVSAWLQRAEGGR
- a CDS encoding DUF4159 domain-containing protein, encoding MPDRFTAVRFFVLLLCVCLMAGGSLSVPVRAAEPVTRDVVLNSIEQARQYLLKQQQTDGSWQLAARPQQTLVLTSFTLHALLHAGMTPEAPEIQRGLKWLRQQDPVKTHEIALMLETLATAGEPQDLVLLKRFTEKLESGNSEGTNDGAWSFGNSEKNYAHYAALGLYEAAQQGVAVQSATWQRAREHWLKRQRPDGGWGSQNSQYSRGGITAAGIAYLVSTQHRLRAAQTDLNAAGKPDCCGPPFRDEAVEAGCRWLGDHFTVTHNPSTDPVADGSVGYLYYLYCLERVGRLTGRRYFVNSTGQRHDWYSEGAAYLVAHQNPITGAWKGAPVLLEDCEILATSYALHFLARGLTPILVGRLEWGTGTEADQADLPGSAHDTPAAAWNLAQFTSRLQGWPKRLTWQSIDMQRAGPEDLGLAPVVVLDVADAGLLTEPQTRLLRDYLQQGGFLFAVGGCRSPSPDLAMQSLVARLYPKGETQLRKLDGSHPVYRSEFPLSDRQSGAPLVELWGAETGCRTAIIYAPEDLTCLWEKWSPVTRAERSAPFEKYLTRALQTGVNVCALAAGRTLIRELPRTASERKQTDAERIEHRLLNIARIRHSGEWDAAPRALQKLLQAMNQVSAVQVATKPRLLPLTDERLFAHPLLYLHGRYGFALDQGEQLKLRTYLKQGGVLFADACCGADEFDQSFRRLAEQLFPGQRLKRIPVDHELFSRTTGFELREVGFRHPIDLQTKTNKERVTRVAPEIEGIEIDGRLAVLYSRHDLSCAIEHGDRIACPGYVAEDAVRLGLNIVWYSLLQ
- a CDS encoding tetratricopeptide repeat protein, which translates into the protein MLFRALMLLLIVEGTWCGYLFYQRAARPEPVLPETRLMDPLFVEDVEPLVTQVQKDNAPYDWMQLGEALLGQGYYSHAALCFEQVARLMPASRLAESRIAYCLERTGRTSESTDKYLSLLETTEEGREGDRERMQIRYEIGRNYLREEQTDKAEAIFRENLGFLPARYQLAKLLIRSDRIEEALPLIQESLQRVPQSLKFRELELQAYRRQGDMDAVNRSALALARAQHSVPLHPGSDFVEPYRMQYGIDRRVEEFNQRISGGTLDELAGELEQLIALLDNRPTTHYPIFLMRLAEVNLQRKRPEQIGKTIQQLNDLQIHNAETLLYQAQSLGMQDEWDQAAELAQRAALLTKDPDLHQQIADILNQAGQTEASMAAHAQALRLKGMLAYRENQLAEAEALLDQSLSLNPADPQDWYDRGLIRLALGKTEAARSDFQACLDRAPRHGRARRQLTPADYK